From the genome of Macadamia integrifolia cultivar HAES 741 unplaced genomic scaffold, SCU_Mint_v3 scaffold2105, whole genome shotgun sequence:
AAATGACACAAACAGCAAGGTAACAGCAACATATGTGAATGTACCAACCAAGGTTTGAGATTTCGCCAAAGAGTACATAgaaatttggtaaaattttgggAAATGAAGAGATATGAGGGGAAAAAAGGGAAGTACTAAGACCTTTAAAATGATGCTTAAAGTGATATTTATTGATGTATAATACACATGTATGAATGATTAGATGTAAGAAAACCACACAAAGTGGTAGTTTGATTTGCACCCTACTTTGCTAGTGTAACCATTCAAACATTGCTCGAAAgtcaaaactagaaaaaaaaaaattttgagccaAGATGCTATGATTTAAAAGCATACCTCTTTCCTAAAGCTTCAACAGAAAATCTCTTTGCAATCTCATCAAGAGCGCTTAAGTGAGTTTAGGAGAGGTTTGAATCCCCAAAAATTGTAATGCTAACGATTTCAACTCAATTTGCCAATTGTTAACTCATTCAGATGCACAATTTGTCATTTTATATGAAGGAATGTGACATGTCAATTACTTCAACAAAATTTTTAGCATTTTGATtcactcttcttttctttttctttttcttttcttttctttttttttttttttttttttttttttttttttttttttttttggttgaaatatTGATGTTCTTTGTAGTTGGGAAGTGATTTCGTTTTGAGGTCCATCGAAACCAAAAAATTTCGCCAtcaaattttgaaccttggtaCAAACTACCAGCAAAATTGTTGCTCTAGTTATTATTTATCAACAAATGCATGTGTGAGTTCCAAAAACTTCAGGCTAGACAATACTTGAAATAggactcttttttttctccagaTGGGACCTGAAATAGGACTTACTTCAGTGTTGAGGTAAAGAaacatcatcagcaaaaaaaGGTTGTAATGCTTTCCTTTTAAAGAGTAACTCCAGACATCAATCAACCGTCCTAACTACAAAGCCCTTCTAATGATCAGGCTTCTTTCCTTACTTTCGActtataaaaacaaaattaataatgCTCAGGTGGTTTACGATAATTTAAgcacattcaattttttttcccttttgagaagagagaaactTCTCTTATCCTTGTTCTTGACTAGTGAAGATGTCCATGGATCCATTCACGGTTAAGAGCATTTATACAATaattcaagaaaaatatttaaattgcAGCTAGCAACTCACCAGCTCTGCTCAGATCCTCTTGGGTATGCCACctagaacaaaaaagaaaaaggaccaCTGGTTAGACTTCAGGCAGCACCAAAAGGTGAACTAAATGGTGTGCATTCATTATCAACCACAGTAACAGACACTAATACAAAAAGAATCTGCTGCTCTCTAATAAATTTTATGTTAGGGATTCAAAccctaataataaaaaaaaaaaaattgtgcaaTCATTCTCTATTCAATTGAAGttaaagcacaaaaaaaaaaataaaacacacaGACACATGCACAAGTGAACAATGAGAGCAAATACATGGCCTAAAGGTACCaatagaaatgaaagaaaacaaaaccaacATTGCAGTAGTAGCTATCATACATAGCCATATCCTTATACTTGTTGTACTGCAATACATAAAACATGTTGAACATTCTTTCCTGAAATATACAATGCTTTAGCTCATACCTCTGATATCATTACAGAAGTTCTATAGCATTTATGATGATATATAGGCAAAACAACTATCAAACATGacatttacacaataaaagtttGAGATTGCTAGAACTAATTGACTTGGAAATGTTGATATTCAGAATTTGTGCAAGGAAAAACATAGAAATAATGAACAAAAGGAAGGAGTGGATATCACCAGACACCTCGTGACGTGCTCCGGCCCCCGGAGGTGAGCGGGAACTGTGTCTATGCCTGTGGCCACGATCAGTTGGTGAGGTTGAGTGCCCATGTCTTGACCTAGATGAGCCATTATCATCTCTATCCCTTGCTGATCTCCTCTCACTTCGATCACTCCTCTCAGTTCTCTTACTTGGAATTTCCTTGTCCACACCCCTTTCCCTATCACTGGGAGCTTCCTTGTCCACACCCCTTTCCCTGTTACTAGGAGCTTCCCTGTCCACACCCCTTTCCCTATGTCTCCCCTTATCACTTTCCCTGACATTATTCCGCTCACGCTCCCTGTCAGTAACTCTGTCAGCCTCACGCTCAGCTTGAACTCGTTTCAGGCGTTTTGTGTGTGGAGAAGGAGAACGCAATACAGGAGAGACCGACCTTCCATGTTTTGGAGACCTACAGCGAGTTGATTTTTCTCTTGTGGGTGACTTCCTCCTGTGAGAAGAAATGGTTCTAACAGGTGACCTCTTTCTTGGAGAGCTCCTGTGCCTCTCAGGAGACCTTTCTCTCCGAGACGGGCTCCTCatccgaggaggactcctccttCTCACCGGAGAATCTGAACGATCTGATGAGACATGTCGTATTGGCGACCTCCGCTGCATTGACAGACTCATCTGAGCACAATAACAGAATGCAATGAAGAGTCAGATACATTCAAAAACAAAGTCACTAAAACAGAAGTAGCATAAAGTATCAATGCTATGATGTTTAGGCTAGCATTCTTTCACCTGAAACACTTCCAGGCTCTAAAGAAAACGGTCACTCCTCTAGTATAAACAATTCTGGAGAAATGTCATGCTTTTCTTTTCATGAAAAATTAATGAATACATGAACTACGAATCAAAACCTACTAGTTTTCTGAAGCTTTCCTGCTAACGCAACCAATTACCGAGGGAAAACAAATATTTAGCCAAACAAATGAACATAACAGAAACTTGTATAACCTAAAAGCCGAAATATTTTTTAGCAACTAGGTGTAAATACTACTAATAAGACAGGACAGCTCCCATGGGTATCAATTAATAGAGGGATGCAATGCATCTTGCAATTAGAGAAAACAGATAAAGGGAAGAGAGTGAAGGAGCATATACAACCACAATAAGTTACTCTTGGGATTCTTCCGAGCAACAAATATATGCTACAGAGAGAGTAGCTGCAACAATGTTTGACACCATTAGAAAGATGAGACTTGAAACTCGGAGTTACTGATAGGGTTTTGAGAGCACAGTTCTCTGAGTGATCGGTCAGTGAACTTCAAGAGGAATAAACTTTTTCATTTTGTTGTAGGGGAAAATAACGCTACCTGGTTTCGCccctatgcccagacacaggGGAGCAGCAGCCACATGACCAG
Proteins encoded in this window:
- the LOC122065720 gene encoding FHA domain-containing protein DDL isoform X3 encodes the protein MSLSMQRRSPIRHVSSDRSDSPVRRRSPPRMRSPSRRERSPERHRSSPRKRSPVRTISSHRRKSPTREKSTRCRSPKHGRSVSPVLRSPSPHTKRLKRVQAEREADRVTDRERERNNVRESDKGRHRERGVDREAPSNRERGVDKEAPSDRERGVDKEIPSKRTERSDRSERRSARDRDDNGSSRSRHGHSTSPTDRGHRHRHSSRSPPGAGARHEVAYPRGSEQSWDDDKDSVAKMKATEEALEEKQKQKPSFELSGKLAAETNRVRGVTLLFNEPPDARKPNIRWRLYVFKGGEVLNDPLYVHRQSCYLFGRERRVADIPTDHPSCSKQHAIIQFRREYVILHENSAE
- the LOC122065720 gene encoding FHA domain-containing protein DDL isoform X2, yielding MSLSMQRRSPIRHVSSDRSDSPVRRRSPPRMRSPSRRERSPERHRSSPRKRSPVRTISSHRRKSPTREKSTRCRSPKHGRSVSPVLRSPSPHTKRLKRVQAEREADRVTDRERERNNVRESDKGRHRERGVDREAPSNRERGVDKEAPSDRERGVDKEIPSKRTERSDRSERRSARDRDDNGSSRSRHGHSTSPTDRGHRHRHSSRSPPGAGARHEVAYPRGSEQSWDDDKDSVAKMKATEEALEEKQKQKPSFELSGKLAAETNRVRGVTLLFNEPPDARKPNIRWRLYVFKGGEVLNDPLYVHRQSCYLFGRERRVADIPTDHPSCSKQHAIIQFRQVEKEETDGTLTKQVRPYLMDLGSTNGTFINDNRIEPQRYYELIEKDTIKFGNSSREYVILHENSAE
- the LOC122065720 gene encoding FHA domain-containing protein DDL isoform X1, translated to MSLSMQRRSPIRHVSSDRSDSPVRRRSPPRMRSPSRRERSPERHRSSPRKRSPVRTISSHRRKSPTREKSTRCRSPKHGRSVSPVLRSPSPHTKRLKRVQAEREADRVTDRERERNNVRESDKGRHRERGVDREAPSNRERGVDKEAPSDRERGVDKEIPSKRTERSDRSERRSARDRDDNGSSRSRHGHSTSPTDRGHRHRHSSRSPPGAGARHEVAYPRGSEQSWDDDKDSVAKMKATEEALEEKQKQKPSFELSGKLAAETNRVRGVTLLFNEPPDARKPNIRWRLYVFKGGEVLNDPLYVHRQSCYLFGRERRVADIPTDHPSCSKQHAIIQFRQVEKEETDGTLTKQPRVCNSARELGRVTGIGLTDGFLELFHCDFALWYVKDPDTFCLHWVPGRSVLGVGLGSGGGINIRLWILAHFSYLEEDFCVKC